In Segatella copri, the DNA window TCGGTAGCGTAACTGCCTTCCGGCACATTATAGTTCTTCGGATCATACCCCCAGTTGAACTGTGGTTTGTCGAGTCGGGTCTCATCTATAGAAGCGAAATCGAATACAGGCTGGAAGTGGATGGCGTTGATGCCCAGATTCTTGAGATATTCGATGGCCTTAGGCTCGGTGAGGGCGAGATATTTACCCTTATATTTCAAGCCGGATGTAGGAGAAATGGAGAAATCACGCACGTGAAGCTCGTAGACAACGAGATCGGCTGGCGATTTCAGAGCAGGACGCACGTCCTTATCCCATCCAGATGGATCGGTATCATACAAATCTACAATGGCGCCACGGTTTCCGTTCACACCTACTGCTTTGGCAAATGTACCTGGTGTTTCACCCTTGCCAATATCAAAGGTATAGAACTTTCCCTTGAGGTCGCCCTTGACTGTAGCCTCCCAACGTTCATCACCCAACTTCTTCATTTTCAGTGTTTTATAAGCCTTTCCTCCCTGACCTTGCTTATAAAGTCGGAGAGTTACAGAAGACTTTTGGGCTGTTGGAGCATTCAGGATAAACATGGTTTTCTCCTTGGAATACATCATCTCATTGAATGTCTGCTGGGCATTCAATGAAGTTGGTAAAACGGTTGCTGTCAATGCTGCAATTATTAGTTTTTGGATATTCATATTGTTAAGTTGTTGTTATACAGGACATTAAAGCGAACTGAGCGAAGAAAACTGTGACAGATTATCTACGCTCATTTTTAGCGTATTTCCGACCAACCGGACAGTTGGACGGAAATACGGAAATTATAGGCTTATTTAGCGAGCAAAGAGATGGCGAAACCACCACCACGTGCTTCATTAATCTTCAAAACATCACCCTTCTTCACAGTCTTGTGGATGATCTGATAAGATTTAGGGTTCTTCTCGTAGTCAGCATTCTTGCCGTCCTGATAGATAGCGCAAGCATACTTCTTGCCCTTATCCAGGAAGTCGAGTTTTACTACGGCTGTGCGGGCTGCATCAGTCTTGCCACCAACAAACCAGTTGTCGGTTCCCTTAGCCTTGCGGGCTACGGTGATATACTTGGCTGGCTCTGCCTCCAGATACTTGGAGTCATCCCAGTCGCAAGCTACGTCGCGGATAAACTGGAAGGCATCATCGTACTTCTCATAATGCTCAGGAAGATCGGCAGCCATCTGCAAAGGACTGTACATTACGAGATAGAGAGAAAGCTGACCACAAAGGGTGGTATGAACATAACTCTTATTGTTGCTCCACTCAGAAAGCTTGGTCTCGAAGATACCAGGAGTATAATCCATCGGACCACCCTGCAGACGGGTGAATGGCAACATCACGGTATGATAAGACTTGTTACCGCCAAATGCTTCATATTCTGTACCACGTGCACTCTCGTTGCCCACCAGGTTAGGCCAGGTGCGGCAGATACCTGTAGGACGGGTTGCCTCGTGGGCATTTACCATGATATGATGCTTGGCAGCGGTCTCGATGACACGCTGGTAGTGATTGTTCATCAACTGGCTGTAGTGATACTCACCTCTTGGAATGATATCACCCACATAACCGGTCTTCACGGCATCATAACCATATTTGTTCATCAGGTTGAAGGCATCTTCCATGTGGCGCTCGTAGTTGAGAGCTGCAGAAGATGTCTCGTGGTGCATCATCAGTTTCACGCCCTTAGAGTGAGCATACTCGTTGAGCATCTTGATATCGAAGTCAGGATATGGAGTCACGAAGTCGAAGACATCGAGCTTCTGATGACCGAACCAGTCTTCCCAACCTTCGTTCCAGCCTTCTACCAATACTTCCTGCAAACCGTTCTTGGCTGCAAAGTCGATGTAGCGCTTCACTTCCTCGTTGGTTGCACCATGAGTACCGTTAGGCTTGCACTTGCTGTAATCAGTAACGCCGAGACGCACAGATGGCAGATCGTTGGTATAGCTCCAGGTCTTGGTGCCTACAATCATGTTCCACCATACACCGCAGTACTTGGTAGGATGAATCCAGGATGTATCCTTAATCTTGCAAGGCTCGTTAAGGTTCAATGTCAACTTGCATGAAAGCATATCACGGGCATCATCACTTACCATCACGGTACGCCAAGGGGTATTGAATGGAGTCTGGATAAATCCCTTTCTGCCCACGGCATCAGGAGTAAGCCAAGACTCGAAGGTCAATGTTTTCTCATCCAGATTGAGGTGCATGGTAGGATAATCCAGACAGGCAGCCTCATGGATGTTGATGTAGAGTCCGTCCTTGGTCTTCATCTGGAGAGAGGTCTGAACACCGGTATCAGAGAAGACGGTGGTAGATGAATTGCTCTTGTAAGCTTCACGGTTTTTCGCAATAATTGGGCGAATGCCTGTCAAT includes these proteins:
- a CDS encoding glycoside hydrolase family 97 protein, whose product is MKKLNVLVMGLLLPMLAAAQTVKSPNGNVSVTFSLTEKGQPTYEMSYKGKTVCKPSHLGLELAKDKHASKGMEETSLMDGFTETGSKTSTFDETWKPVWGETATIRNHYNEMEVNLNQAASKRNITIRFRVYDYGMGLRYEFPQQESLNYFVIQEEHTQFAMAGDHTAYWIPGDYDTQEYDYNITPLTGIRPIIAKNREAYKSNSSTTVFSDTGVQTSLQMKTKDGLYINIHEAACLDYPTMHLNLDEKTLTFESWLTPDAVGRKGFIQTPFNTPWRTVMVSDDARDMLSCKLTLNLNEPCKIKDTSWIHPTKYCGVWWNMIVGTKTWSYTNDLPSVRLGVTDYSKCKPNGTHGATNEEVKRYIDFAAKNGLQEVLVEGWNEGWEDWFGHQKLDVFDFVTPYPDFDIKMLNEYAHSKGVKLMMHHETSSAALNYERHMEDAFNLMNKYGYDAVKTGYVGDIIPRGEYHYSQLMNNHYQRVIETAAKHHIMVNAHEATRPTGICRTWPNLVGNESARGTEYEAFGGNKSYHTVMLPFTRLQGGPMDYTPGIFETKLSEWSNNKSYVHTTLCGQLSLYLVMYSPLQMAADLPEHYEKYDDAFQFIRDVACDWDDSKYLEAEPAKYITVARKAKGTDNWFVGGKTDAARTAVVKLDFLDKGKKYACAIYQDGKNADYEKNPKSYQIIHKTVKKGDVLKINEARGGGFAISLLAK